A genomic region of uncultured Pseudodesulfovibrio sp. contains the following coding sequences:
- a CDS encoding GNAT family N-acetyltransferase — protein sequence MFVIRKRRSIMRFLQVFRLPKHIEGQGVCLAARTRPLWRLFLTPLSQGCFTLEFEIRPADRKERLGRMELLVDTQDPKQVEIGMRIEDSHQGQGLGTRALHLIEPFLAGALGVEFVTVRVREDNARGRTFAEKAGYRTAGNGADGMIHFTKRIGYSG from the coding sequence TTGTTATCCGGAAGAGACGAAGTATCATGCGATTTCTACAGGTTTTTCGTTTGCCCAAACACATCGAGGGGCAGGGCGTTTGCCTGGCGGCCCGCACCAGGCCTCTGTGGCGACTGTTCCTGACGCCGCTCTCCCAAGGCTGTTTCACACTGGAGTTCGAGATACGGCCGGCAGATCGTAAAGAGCGGCTAGGTCGCATGGAACTGCTGGTTGACACGCAGGACCCGAAGCAAGTGGAAATCGGCATGCGGATCGAGGATTCGCATCAAGGTCAAGGGCTGGGGACCCGGGCCCTTCATCTGATCGAGCCGTTCCTTGCAGGCGCCTTGGGTGTGGAATTCGTTACGGTCCGGGTTCGGGAGGACAATGCCCGCGGCAGGACTTTCGCGGAAAAAGCCGGTTACAGGACAGCCGGGAACGGTGCGGACGGCATGATCCATTTCACGAAACGCATTGGGTACAGCGGGTGA